In Desulfobacteraceae bacterium, the DNA window CCCTCGCGCCCCACAACGTCACCTTCCAGGTCAAGGACGAGGAGCTCGACCAGGTCTTCAACTGGTAGCCGACCTGCGGGCCGCAACCCCGCACCCGCAACAGAACAGCCAAGGGGGAGCCGGCAACGGCTCCCCCTTGGCTGTTCTGGCCCCATGGCTATTCGGACCACCCCGCCTTTTTCAGGACGCCCCCCGCTAGACCGGCCCCCGGCCCGTGACCGCCGTGGGCCTCGCCGGCCGGATCGATTTCCTTGAGTTTGCGGTAGAGTGTCTTGCGTCCGATGCCGAGAATTTCGGCCGCCTGCCCGCGGCTTCCGCCGACGAATTTCAGCACCCGCAGGATGTGCTGCCGCTGCAGGTCCTCCAAGGACAGAAACGGCGCATCCAACGCCCCTTCGCGGCCGGCATCGACCAGTTCGCGCGGCAGGCTGCGCTCGGTGATCAGGTCGTTTTCGGCCAGGATGATCCCACGCTCGATCACGTTCTGCAGCTCCCTGACATTGCCCGGCCAGTTGTAGCCCAGCAGACACTGCATGGCCTTCTGGGAGATGCGGCAGCGCCCCCCCCCCGGGCAGAGCCGCGCGAGAAAATACTCCACCAAGGCCGGAATGTCCTCCTTGCGGTCCTTGAGGGGCGGCAGGTTGATGTTGAACACGTTCAGGCGGTGGAAAAGGGCCTGGCTGAAGCGGCCGCTCTGGACCTCATCGGTGAGGCAGCGGTTGGTGGCGAAGATGAAGCGAATGTCCACGCGCCGCTCGTCCTTGTCGCCCACCCGGCGGTAGGTCTGGTTTTCCAGCACCCGCAGCAGAGCGCTTTGCACCTCCAGGGACAGCTCACCGATTTCATCCAGAAAAAGGGACCCCTTGTGGGCCACGGCCAGCAGCCCGTCGCGGTTTTCGTGGGCGCCGGTAAAGGCCCCCTTGCGGTGGCCGAAAAGTTCGCTGCGAATCAGGCTCTTTTCCAGGGTCCCGCAGTTTTTGGTGACCAGCGGGTGCTCGCTGCGCGGGCTCAGCCGGTGGATCGAGCGGGCGACCACGTTCTTGCCGGTGCCGCTTTCCCCGGTGATCAGAACCGGCA includes these proteins:
- a CDS encoding sigma-54 dependent transcriptional regulator — protein: MERPFEEIQILVVDDEKSIRRLAQKELASPRRRITTAASVREAQDLLRQQTFDVVVLDMRLPDGDGLELLLKIKETDSNVEVIMVTGYADIEGAVEAMKMGAYDFLAKPFNLDRLEILIERAFQRVSLERENRLLRHSQTVLGPRKLIGHSAEMEQVRFLITKVAPTLVPVLITGESGTGKNVVARSIHRLSPRSEHPLVTKNCGTLEKSLIRSELFGHRKGAFTGAHENRDGLLAVAHKGSLFLDEIGELSLEVQSALLRVLENQTYRRVGDKDERRVDIRFIFATNRCLTDEVQSGRFSQALFHRLNVFNINLPPLKDRKEDIPALVEYFLARLCPGGGRCRISQKAMQCLLGYNWPGNVRELQNVIERGIILAENDLITERSLPRELVDAGREGALDAPFLSLEDLQRQHILRVLKFVGGSRGQAAEILGIGRKTLYRKLKEIDPAGEAHGGHGPGAGLAGGVLKKAGWSE